DNA sequence from the Cohnella herbarum genome:
ACCGTCACTTCTTGAACCAAGTCTGCACGCATATCGCCGACATCGATTACGGCAAGATTCAAATGTACGTAGGCAACTACGACTTCTGGTACGAGTCAAGCCAATTGGCGATGAGGCTCATGCGAGACCAGAACAAGAAGAAGGAAGACAAGATCAAGGAATTGCAAGAATTCGTTCAACGGTTCTCCGCGAACAAATCCAAGGCGAAGCAAGCGACCAGCCGTAAGAAGCTATTGGATAAAATCTCTCTGGACGACATCCGTCCTTCCAACCGGAAGTACCCGTTCATCAACTTTAAGCCGGAGCGCGAGGTAGGCAAGCAAGTCGTGACGGTCGAGAATCTATCGGCAACGCTGGAAGGCGAGAAGGTTCTGAACGGAGTTAACTTCGTCGTCAACAAAGGCGACAAGATCGCGTTGGTCGGTCCTTACGGCCATGCCAAGACGCTGCTGTTCCAAATGCTCGTAGGTGAAAAAGAACCCGAAGAAGGTACGATCACTTGGGGCGTAACGGCGACTAAAGCGTACTTCCCTAAAGAAAACTCGGCTTATTTCGACGGCGTGGACTTGAACTTGGTCGAATGGCTGCGTCAATATACCAAGGATCCGGACGAATCGTTCATCCGCGGCTTCCTTGGCCGGATGCTGTTCTCGGGCGACGAAGCATTAAAGAAGGGTTCCGTATTGTCCGGGGGAGAAAAGGTGCGTTGCATGCTTTCCCGCATGATGCTGACGAACGGCAACGTGTTGCTGCTCGACGAGCCGACGAACCACTTGGACTTGGAGTCCATCACGGCGCTCAATAACGGATTGATCGATTTCGACGGTCCGATCATCTTTACCTCGCATGACCATCAGTTCATGCAGACGATCGCTAACCGGATTATCGAGATTACGCCGAACGGCATCATCGACCGGATGATGACCTTCGACGAGTACTTGGAGCATCCGGAAGTTCAGGCTCTTCGCGCGAAGCTG
Encoded proteins:
- a CDS encoding ABC-F family ATP-binding cassette domain-containing protein; protein product: MITVSGVSLRFGKRPLFEDVNIKFTPGNCYGLIGANGAGKSTFLKILSGEVESSSGEVHITPGERFAVLKQNHYEYDEFNVLETVIMGHDRLYKVMKEKDAIYLKEDFSDEDGMRAGELEAEFAEMNGWEAESEAAGMLNGLGITTELHDKKMAELSGNEKVRVLLAQALFGSPNILLLDEPTNHLDLESINWLEDFLSRYEGTVIVVSHDRHFLNQVCTHIADIDYGKIQMYVGNYDFWYESSQLAMRLMRDQNKKKEDKIKELQEFVQRFSANKSKAKQATSRKKLLDKISLDDIRPSNRKYPFINFKPEREVGKQVVTVENLSATLEGEKVLNGVNFVVNKGDKIALVGPYGHAKTLLFQMLVGEKEPEEGTITWGVTATKAYFPKENSAYFDGVDLNLVEWLRQYTKDPDESFIRGFLGRMLFSGDEALKKGSVLSGGEKVRCMLSRMMLTNGNVLLLDEPTNHLDLESITALNNGLIDFDGPIIFTSHDHQFMQTIANRIIEITPNGIIDRMMTFDEYLEHPEVQALRAKLIPEEDRK